A genome region from Euphorbia lathyris chromosome 4, ddEupLath1.1, whole genome shotgun sequence includes the following:
- the LOC136227481 gene encoding DNA-directed RNA polymerase V subunit 7: MFLKVQLPWNVIIPAEHLDAKGLMLQRSIIIRLLEEFATKKATKDLGYFLAVTTLEKLGEGKVREQTGEVLFPVLFNGITFKISRGEILEGVVHKVLKHGVFLRCGPIEHIYLSEKKMPGYTYVPGENPVFKHDNMNQIGKEVVIRFIVIGTKWLEAEREFQALVSLDLDGGHLGPVS, translated from the coding sequence ATGTTTCTCAAAGTGCAGTTGCCATGGAATGTCATAATACCTGCTGAACACCTTGATGCCAAAGGTCTGATGCTGCAAAGGTCAATAATCATCCGCTTGTTAGAAGAGTTTGCTACTAAAAAAGCAACCAAGGATCTGGGCTATTTCTTGGCTGTCACTACATTGGAGAAACTTGGGGAGGGGAAGGTGAGGGAGCAGACAGGCGAAGTGCTATTTCCAGTTCTGTTCAATGGCATCACATTCAAGATTTCCAGGGGCGAAATCCTCGAAGGTGTTGTCCACAAGGTGCTAAAGCATGGGGTTTTCCTGAGATGTGGACCGATTGAGCACATATATCTCTCAGAAAAGAAGATGCCAGGTTACACATATGTACCCGGAGAGAATCCTGTCTTCAAGCATGATAATATGAACCAGATTGGAAAGGAGGTGGTGATTCGGTTCATTGTGATTGGGACCAAGTGGCTGGAGGCAGAGAGGGAATTTCAGGCACTGGTCAGTTTGGATTTGGATGGTGGTCATCTCGGACCGGTGTCCTAG